AAAGGCTGTCACTGTAGGCCAGTTGGACGATCAGCTTCTAGTTCAAGCACATCGATATGTCTTGCGACACTGTGATGAGCTTGATGATCTCCGTAGGTGTGCTTCAGTGCTATCTTCTATTTCTGTTGTTTTTCACAAGTTGGAAAAAATCATGATGTTATTTTTCTTATTATTACAGAGAATTTGTGGATCAAGAGAAGAGGAAGCCGGGTAACTTAAATTTGACGGATGATGACAATCAGGATTTGATTAGTAGACACTTTGCTGACTGGTTGGAACAAAAGGTATAATTCTCCTTCAGCATGTTCCTTCACTTTAGTTCCATATGAACTCAATGTAACCACTCTTACATATAGGCTATACTAGATGATGGACCGGATATTACAGAAAAGATAAGAGCATTAGCCGCAAAACCAAGCAAATGCGGGGTGCGCTATAGTGGCTATATAATTAATGgcttctagtttcataatatcagTCGCGAGACAGGACGCGTGACACAAAATAGTGGTGTCGTGAACCTTGCTGAAAATGGTGTCCTATTATGGCCGGTTATCTGACATCTTCGAATTGTCATACAGAGATTACAAGGTGGTGCTCTTCAAATGTGATTGGTATGATGTTCATCACAAAGCTGGTATTTAAGAGATGAGTTTGGATTCACTCATGTGAACTTCTCCCGCAAAATACATACATGGGAGAAGTTAGAGGATGATCCTTTTGTATTTTCTTCCCAAGTGGACCAGGTATTTTATATCCAACATCCGAGAAGTGAGAATTGGAATACCATGGTGAAATTCGAACCTCGTGATATTTTTGACATGGGTGGAGAACCATCTTCTGATGAAACagattagtctttgtgctttcagcTTGTTATCGGCAGCTAAGATATAGGTTGAGCACTTGTCATCCATGCTCCTTGGTAGAGTTGCTCCAATATAACTATTCTAGCTGGGCGGATCTTCTTCAGAATATATTGTTCCCTGTGTTACTCTGTAATGAACGAGTCCATGGTCTTTTTTAATGCATATTTTCCCTTTTGTTATGAATGAATTTATGGCTATCCGTTCACTTCTTTGAATAGTTTTAAAATTGTTTTTTTAACTTTCACATGACAATAGTACTGCTAAATTTTGGAACGTTCTGATGAAGTGTGCTTCAGGTTCACTTCCTGATTGGATGCTTCTTTGTGCTAGTTTATAGGAAACGAAAGTAGTCTAGTCAATATTTCAATAATATTTTGCAAGTGCATGACATCGACTTTGCAGGATTGACATCCCAGTCATAAAAATCAAAAACAATAAGGGATATTTGGTAAAATCAGTTAAGTGTTACAGTAACTAGTACAATATTTTTTTTTGTTATTCTTAAATCCTGGGAACCGCCATATGTGGCCATTGACTTTTGTAAAAGGTTCAAAACTTTGGGGGTaatcaaatttgaaaatgttcacaaCCTTGATAAAAACATGAATTTCAAAACGTTCACAGCttctgaaaatgttcatgaatttgaaaaaaagttcacgaattcaaaGAAATATATTGACAAACTAAAAAAagactttaaaaatgttcatgacctCGAAAAAAGTTCAAGCATATGAAAAAGTTTCGTGAATTTGAAAAAGGTGTATGGGTTCAAATTTTTTTTGCAACAAATTGGAAAAGTATATGAATTAGGGAACAATTCacaaattcaagaaatgttcacATACTTGAATTTACTGTGAATTTGAAAAACGTTCACTGTTTGAAGAAAAATATTCACGAATTAAAAAAGTTTGGGAATTTAAAACAATTAAAAAATTTGGAAGAacttcaagaatttgaaaaaaaaatagaaagacaagggaaataataaataaataaaattctaaaaaagaaaaacaataaaaTGGAAAGGGTAAAACCAGGGAAACAAAGTAAAACTTGGCCGAAATGAACCTAAACAAGATAAAGATAACCCGACTTAAAAACCTAGCAAGCTTTCGGATGCTTCCTAAAACCCGACCATGGAAGCTTTTGGCGCCTCCAAAATCAGGAGTAGGAGGGAGGTTCGTGTTTGTGCCTTGGTTGGCCCGGtcttttttttaacataacatAGACGCAGACGCTCATACACACACTCATTCGTATGAACGCATACACGCACGCACATCCTACCCCTCCCACGAGACTCCGAGAGACTGATCCAGCACATCATCTTAAGATTGATGAAGTCGTCACAGACTCCTTTGTAGTTGACGGAAACGTCTTCTCCCACGCACATGGTCAGAATCCCTGAAATAAATCTGGAAAAATGCAAACACCAATGTCAAATTCAAGACTTGCAGTCTGATGGGCATGGGATACCGGGAATGTATCTGGTGCACCGGGGCAAtttgtgctaccggtgcaccggtcgCCCGTTGCAcattaaaaaatattcaaaaaactTCGAAAAAAATCTAATGCATTGAtacaacatcaatgtatgttgtcataaaattTTAATTCAATATTtgaaacattgctcgagatacagaaataacaaatttgacactgaataatacataacacaagttgggcttcagttttggcccattagcacattgaggtcaaatttatcatttttgtatcttgagcattgtttttgatttgaatttttgtgaC
The window above is part of the Triticum aestivum cultivar Chinese Spring chromosome 2A, IWGSC CS RefSeq v2.1, whole genome shotgun sequence genome. Proteins encoded here:
- the LOC123188514 gene encoding uncharacterized protein isoform X5, whose product is MYPLERSFVWLKSLVRNRTYPEGSIAEGYIVEECLTFCLRFLEGTTRFTRTSRNPDPSDNTKGMYMFDSVGEPIGKAVTVGQLDDQLLVQAHRYVLRHCDELDDLRREFVDQEKRKPGNLNLTDDDNQDLISRHFADWLEQKAILDDGPDITEKIRALAAKPSKCGVRYSGYIINGF